TCCTGAGGGAGCGGTTCCGAAGGACGGTCCTTCAGCCGGTATTACCTTGACCACAGCGATCACCTCCGCCCTCCTCAAGATTCCTGTCAAAAAAGATGTCTCGATGACGGGAGAGATCACACTTCGAGGTAACGTCTTGCCGATCGGGGGACTCAAAGAAAAAACCCTCGCTGCCCATCGTGCCGGAATTAAAACTGTCATCATTCCAAAAGAGAATGAAAAAGATCTAGAGGAGATCCCGAAAAAAATTCTCAATGAACTTCAGATTATCATGGTCGAACATATGGACGAGGTTCTGAAGAACGCCCTTGTCCTTAAAGATCCCAATAAATTGTTTAAAAAAGTCGAAAGCCCCCTTCTCCCTCCTCCCACTGAAGAGACTGCATATCCTAGGGAGCGCGCTCGCGTTGAACCTCCCGTCACGCATTAAAAGTAAATAGAGGATTTGAATGGATCCCGCGGGGACGACGGGGCTCGAACCCGCAACCTCCGCCGTGACAGGGCGGCGATCTAACCAATTGATCTACGTCCCCACGCGACCCACACTTTGAATGGGCGCGGTAGGTATCGAACCCACGACCCCCTCGGTGTAAACGAGGTGCTCTACCACTGAGCTACGCGCCCGACAAGGAGATCACTTATCTAATACTCAAGGTACAAATTCAAACAATAATTTACTTGCCCTGTCTTTTCCACGCAACGAATAACCTTAAAGATGCGATGAATAGCCCTACTTAACTTATTAACTTAGGAGGATTTATGGCAGCAACAGGACCGAGAAGACGTACCGCAACATTCACAGGACTCCCCGCTGTGGGCAACCTTCCTCTTATGCAGGCAAGGCTTGGTGAAACCATTACGATACTCGGGGCATCCCCGCAGGGACCCTTTCGAAGGAGGCCTATTGATTTTGTCCCTGATGGTTCGCCAGGACATTATCGTCCTGATTTACGACCTCATCCTATATCAATATTTGAACAAAGGGTCTGGAGGGTAATGCGAAGTAGGACCCCAGAACCAGCACTAAGGATGCAGGGTGAAATTGCCACCTGGCTGAGAAATGTAACCCTCCTGAGAACCCACCTGATGTCCAAACTTCGTGATTGGAGAGGACTGGAAGGAGAAGCAGCAGCTCAGCTTGAAGCGTCGATTGCTCAGATTGGTTTCGATATTGATAGCGCCACGACAGCCAACAGAACCTGGGGAACCCTTTTACGAAAGGTAAAACCTGATTCTTCTCCTCGAATTGTTATCGCGGAATCTGTTCCAAGGGCTGTCATTGAATCGGTAGGAAAAGTGGCCAAAAATGCCGCCGTACTTCGAATGGGTGGAGAATTTGCTGAATTCTTTTCCGGACCTGTGGGGCTTGCAGAGAGACCCGCCCATATGGTTCGTCTTTTTGGAGGTTTCTGCACAATGGCAAAGGCAGCCGGCTTACTTTCGATTGCAGGAATTGTCGTTCTGGGTGCAATAACAGCGTTTAATTCTTAAACTATCAATTGTTTTAGAATCCACCTGGGAAAAGAAGGCCCTCCATACACAAAGCCGGTATACGTCTGGAGAAGATCGGCGCCCGCCTCCCGTTTCTTTTTTGCCCCATTCCCATCCATAACCCCACCGACACCGATCAAAACCAATTTGTCACCAAAATGTTTCTTTAGAACCTCAAGCATCTCCGTGCTCCGTTTAAAGAGGGGTTGGCCGGAGATCCCCCCATCCCCGTTGACCTTTCCTTTCAAGCCTTCACGCGAAATTGTCGTATTGGTCACAATCAATCCCACCAATCCCCTCTCAAGGGAAACCTTTCCGCATTGAATCGCACCCTCATCGGAGAGGTCTGGTGAAAGCTTGAGCAAAAGGGGACGTGGGATTTTTCGTTTCTGATTGGCGGAGCTCAAGGTATCGAGAAGATTCGAAAGCCGGCCCTCCTCCTGGAGGTCTCTAAGACCGGGCGTATTCGGGCTCGAGACGTTGATCACCAGATAATCGGCAACATCGGCCACAGCAGAAAAAGATTCGAGATAATCTTGGGACGCCTGTTCCAAGGGAACAACTTTCGACTTGCCGATATTTACCCCGACCGGGACCTTCACCCTCCCCTTCTTCCGAACCTTTTCAATCCTCTCCGCGACACAACGCGCCCCTTCATTATTGAAACCGAGACGATTCAGGAGCGCCTGATCCTCTGGGAGTCGGAAAAGACGCGGTTTTGGATTTCCTGTTTGAGGTTTTGCGGTCACCGTTCCAACCTCAACAAAACCAAACCCCAGTGCCTGCCAGGCTGGTAGCGCAACTCCATTTTTGTCAAAGCCAGCCGCAAGCCCTAACGGATTTGGGAACTCAACTCCAAAGAGTTGCCGGCGTAACGTCGGATTCCTTGCAATATCTGTTTTAGGAAGATCAATTCGGCAAAAGCAAGACCAGGAAGCGAGCGCTTTTAAGACAAGATCATGTGCCTTTTCGGCATCCAGCGTAAAAAAGGCTTTTCGTAAAAATTTCCAGATCACTGAAGTCCTGGCAAGACGACTTCCCCACGAACCAGATTCACACCTTTTTTCAAGGCAGGATCTTCCCGGGTCGCCCGTTCAAAACCGAGGTCGGCAATCTTCTTCACATAGGGAAATGTGGCGCGGGAGAGCGCCTCCGAGGCGCTTCGTGGAACCAAAGAAGGCATATTGGCGACCGCGTTATGGATAATCCCATGACGGAGGTAGATCGGCTTATCATGGGTTGTGACATGAATCCCCTCCACACACCCACCTTGGTCAATCGCGACATCCACAATCACAGATCCTGCCACCATCCTCTGGATCATCTCCTTCGTTACAACCCTCGGGGCACGACGCCCCGCAATCAAGACAGCCCCAATAACGAGATCGGTCCGGGGCATCACCTCCATAATCGCCGGCAAAGAGGAAACAACCGTCTCCAATCGATCCGAAATTTTTTGACGGATCATTTCTAATTTAACCTTATCCAGATCGAAAACGGTCACGTTCGCCCCCAGACCATGGGCGGTTATGGCAGCATGAGTCCCGACATTTCCGGCCCCAATGACCGTCACATGCCCCCGGTCTTTTCCCAAGACCCCTGAGAGAAGCTTTCCCTTGCCACCAAAATCTTTTCGGAGATAGTTCGCCCCCATCAGAGAAGCGAGCTTTCCGGCGATCTCGCTCATCGGCGCCAGAAGCGGCAACCGACCATCTTCTGTCTGAACCGTTTCATAGCCGATTCCGATGATTTTACGTCGCAGGAGTATCTTGATCAAAGAAGGATAACCGGCGAGATGCAGATACGTAAAAAGGATCTGCCCCTCACGAAAGAGATTGAATTCTGAGGACTGAGGTTCCTTCACCTTCACAACCATCTCACTGGTCCGGAAGAGCTCGTCGCGAGCCATGATCTTTGCCCCCGCATCACGATATTCAGCATCACCCCATCCCGCCCCAAGACCAGCATGCCTCTCGACCAAAACGGTATGCCCTGCACGAATGATGTCCCGAACCCCGATCGGGGTCATTGAGACGCGGTATTCGTACTCTTTAACTTCCTTTGGAATTCCTAAAATCATATCACCCCCATCCCCTCTTATCTTAAGAGGGGGGCAAGATCTATTGTTGCATGAGCAAAACCACTTTCGCGACAAAGTTGATCTACCTTCTCACGCACCTCAGAAACCAACAATCTAGCGAGCTCATCCTGTCCCAATTCAATCCTCACAATCGGTTCATGAAACCTCGCCCGAAAAACCTTAAAGCCGAGCTCAGACAAGCCTGATTCAATGTTATCAATTCTCCTGAGCCGCTCCGGTGTCACCTCAGTCCCAACCGGAAAACGGGAGGAGAGGCAAGCGAGCGCCGGTTTCTCAGCAGTCGACAAACCAAGCTCACGTGACAACGCCCGAATCTCCACTTTCGTAAGACCCGCCTCAACGAGTGGTGATCGAATCTGGTAATCTTGAGCCGCCTTGAGACCCGGTCGGATATCCGAGAGATCATCGACATTCGTCCCATTCACAATCACCTGGATCCCCAGCTCCTTCGCCTTCGGGATCAGATATTGATAAAGCTCCGACTTACAGAAATAGCATCGATCCCCCCGATTGGCGCGATAGTCCGGATTTTCAAGCTCCTTGGTCTCGACCGTTAAATGTTTGATCCCGATCCCTTTGGCAACATGATGGAGATCAGCCACTTCATAACTGGGAAAAGAGGGAGAAAGGGCCGTCACCGCCACGGCACGATCTCCAAGGAGATCAAAAGCAACTTTCGCCACAAAGGCTGAATCGACTCCACCTGAATAGGCGACAAGGACCGACCCCATTCCATTCAAAATTTCCTGAAGTTTTTCCAGTTTTTGCATGGACGTTTGAAAATTAGGACACGAACACCGGCCGGTCAAGGAGAGAAAGATATTGACTCGATGAGGCGTGGGGCGTAGTTCTCGGCGTCATGTTACGAGAAGTGATCGAGGATGCCCTTCAGCGGGGAGAGAGACTCAAAAAAGACATCGTGGGGCAGGTCCTCAGTTCCGCGGCCTTGAGTGAACTCATTAATAACAAAAAATTTACCGATACCGTTGCCAAGATTATTGAGACAAAAGATGAAATTGCGAAAACTCTTCGACGGCGGGTTGAAGATGTCCTCAAAATGATGCGCATCCCCTCCTGTCAGGACATCACCTCCTATCACAGGCGCGTTGAAAAACTGGAGAACCAGATCGAGCAGATTGGCCATCATCTCAAGAAAATTTCTCGCAAGACTCCCGCAAAGAAAAAATCCAAGAGAAAATAAAATGATTTTAATGGATGGGGCAATGGGAACTATGCTCCTGATGCATGGAATCCCTGGAAATTCCTGTCTCGAAGAATTGAACGAAAAACGTCCCGGTTTAATCCGTGAAATCCACCGCAGCTACGCCGAGGCGGGAGCCAAGGTCATCATCACAAACAGTTTCGGAGCCAACAGACTTCGTCTGAACTCCTCAAAAAAAGTGGAGCGATTGAATCGAAAGGCGGTAAAAATCGCCCGTCAGGCAGCGCGAAAGGTGAAGGTCTTCGCCTCAATAGGTCCTCTCGGAAGAGAGGCGCGAAAGTTAAAGCAGACTGCAATGATCAAGGCTTTTAGCGAGCAGGTGAAGGCACTCGAAAAGGAGAAGCCTGATGGTTATCTGATCGAAACGATGACCTCTCTCACAGAGGCCGAGGCGGCAATCTTGGCGGTCCGTGAGGTTTCGGATCGGTATCTGATCGTTTCAATGACATTCCCAAGGGGTCTCCCCAAAAAGAACCAAAGGATGATGGATCTCATGAGCATGACACTGCGTGAGGCGGGGGCTGATTGTATTGGCGCCAACTGTGGCCTTCATCCGGAGGAGGTCTTCAACTTCCTCAATATTTTTCGAATGCATGATCCAGGTCCCTGGTTTGCGAAACCAGCCAGCGGCCTGCCAACGCGACCGATTTTCCCGGAGGAGTTTGCGAAATGGGGACTTCGGATAGCCAATCTTGGCGTTACCTATATCGGTGGGTGTTGTGGGACAACACCGGTGCACATTCGGTTGTTGGGAGAGAAGTTAAAGAAAATTTGAAGGGGAGATACCCAATATCTCATGAACCCGAATCGCTTCCTCTTTGCCTTTCACCCGAATCTCCCCTTTGAAACGAGACTCAACCGCCTCGGAAGCAGCCTTATACGTTGATTCACTCATCAGAAGCGTTGTCCCGAGATCCTTGTTGGCCCCTTGGAGCCGCGCCGCGAGATTCACCGCATCTCCCATAACCGTATAGTTGAGTCGTTCCCTTGTCCCGACATTCCCGAGCACAACAGGCCCTGTATGAAGCCCGATCCCGATCCTGAATTCAGCGATCCCATACTTTTGATGAAAAAGAGATTCGATCTCTTGAGTTGCCTTTTGCACCCTCAGGGCAGCGCGACAGGCCCTCAAAGGATGATCCGGCGTGACCGCAGGGGCCCCGAAGATCGCCATGATCCCGTCTCCCAAAAATTTGTCGATATATCCCCCTTCTTCAATAATTATTTTGGAAATCGGATCGAAAAATTCATTCATGAGTTGAACCAGTTTTTCAGGATCCATCTTTTCGGAGTGGGAGGTAAAATTCCTCACGTCAGAAAAGAAGATGGTGCACTCAACTCTCTGCCCTCCGAGCTTCAGCTTCTGAGGTTCACGAATCAACTCCTCCACGATATCGGGATGCAAGTAAGAATGGAATATTTTCCGAATCTCCCGCTTCTGTCTCTCCTCGACAATCCCCCGATGAATCGTCATCGATAGAGCCACAACCGACCATTGTAAAATCGGAGTCGAGAGTGAAAAAATTGTCCCTTGCTGAAAGAGCCATTGGACAAAAAAAGCATAGACAACCAAAATGACACCGAACAGAAGAACCCCTGTCAGAATCTTAAGACGAGGCATCCAAAAAACGAGGAGAAAAGTCACGAGGGCCATGACTCCCAAGGCACCGAGGCGCGTCCCATCGTTTTGAATCAGGAAATCTCCCTGATAGAGATTATCCAGGAAATTCGCCTGGACAAAGACACCGGGCAACGCCGAGGAAACAGGTGTGACCCTCAGATCATAGATCCCGATCGCCGTCGCACCGACAAGAACCGTTTTGCCACTCAATGTTTCCTTCGACACACCTCCTTGCAGCAGGTCAGTAGCCGAATAAACGGGAAAGAGCTCCTCGCCTCCCCGATAATTGATCAGAATCTCCCCATGGCGATTTGTCGGAATCAATCGGGAACCGACGCTCATGCCAACCAGAGCCCCTGAGCCATCCTTGACCGGCACGGGATCATACCCTTTTGAATAATAGGAAAAGGTCTCGAGCCCTAACGAAGGAAAAAACTTGTCTCGATAGGTCACCATCAGGGGAAACCGGCGCAGTGTCCCATCCGGATCTGGGAAAATATTGAAAAAACCCTGCCGGTTTGTCACCTGAGCGATGGTGCCTGTGTTCGCGACCACCCCCACCATTTTCCTCAAGTCATCCTGAAGACCCGAAATCTCCGGGAAGGCGGTCGGAAGGATTTCACGGAAGGCCTCATCCATTTTATGAGAGGAAATCTCCGCCGCCTTTAATTCCTTTTCACTCTGGTAAAAATAGTAACCGAGGATCAGATGACTTCGGCTCGCAAGCGCCTCGGCCAAAAGCCGATCGTCCTCTGAGGCCTCGGCAAACATAATATCCATTTCGATCAACCGGGGATCACCCTGATTGATTTTCTGGATCAGCGAGGCGATTTTGGAACGCGGCCAAGGCCAGCGCCCCTCCTGACTCAGGCTCTTTTCATCAATAGCAACAACGATAATTTCCCCCGTCGTTTTTTTGGCCCCTCTCCACTGGAAGAGCCAATCAAGTGATTTCATCTCAGACGATGAAACGGGGGGAAGATCCAAAAGATTTAAAAGAGAAAAAATGAGAAGGGAGGCTAATGCTAAAAGATAACGTTTCACAACGATGAGGTACTAAAATAGGCGTCATACTCCGCCGCCCCGATCGCCTCTTCCTCGAGGGCAATGTCACTGGCGGTGAATGAGGAGAAGCTCGGCGCCTGGAGAGGATCGAGACTCGATTTTTCACCAACCAAAAGGTTGAACCCCCCCTCGCCGTTTGAATCAACCAGCACAGAAAAGGCGGCAGTGGTCAAGGTGACAACCAGCCGTGTCGGATTCTCAAGAGAGGCGGTCAGTTTCGCGCTCTCCGGGACATCCACCTTAGCATCGTTCGAGTCGTAAAGAGATGCCGTGTAGCCCGAAGAGGTCTTCTCGGCGAGGATATAGCGATCAGAGCCACTCTTGAAACTCGTCGCGATAGAACCTCGCAGGAGATGGATAATCGTCTCGGAACGCCCCGTAGAAGAGTCATTGTCTTTGTCAAACTCAATAAAAACGGCCAGATGGGAGGATTCAACAGACTGGGCAAAATCGATCTTCATCGAAACAATGTCATCGGTCAGTTCCGATGTCCCCTGCGTATCAACCCCAAAACTGACCAAGGAAATATCCGGGCCACTCCGCTCCGCCGTAAAATCGGAGATGAAGTTCACAAACTGGAGATTGATCGGAATCGTCGCCCCCTCTGCCGTAACATCGGCAACTGTCTTTCCCTTATAGCCGGTGCGAAGACTTCCTGTTCTGGAAACGGTAAGCTTGAATTCGCGATCCTCTCCAATCGGAACATCAACATTGAACTCGATCCCTTCCGTAAAAGGCTTCGAAACGCTTTGGGTAATGGTCGGGAAACCTTCTCCATTGATCTCGAGAACAACCTTTTCCAGATTCTCAGGGAGGGAGGTCTCTGATTTTATCGGTAATGTTATCGTGATCGGTGCAGAGACCGATGTCTCCTCCGTCACCTGTCCGCATCCAGCCTGCATTCCAAAAAAAATCAGAAAAAGCATGGTACTGATGAGCTTTTGCAGAGGATTCATATCATCTCCCTGGGAACTTGAGCGGCACCTTCATCTTCCCCTCCGTCGCAGCCGGTTTTACCGACTCCGGCGTTGAGGTCTCCCCTCCTGGAATCAGTGACGGCACAACAGGCGCCGGTGGGGGCTGATCAACAACCCTCGCAACTTCTTTTTCCGGTTCGAGGACCTCGGGGCCCCCGACCCCTCCCGGCTGATCCAGGACCTCCCGTAAATCAGAGGCCTCTGAAACCGACTGAAACTCTCTCCCCAACCCAGACGGAATCGGCGCCGCAGGAGTGGGAGGGGCGTTCTTGATTTCTGTATACTGGCCTGAATGGAGCATCACCTTGGCTTCAGGCTCTTCGCGAAAATAGGTCTCCAGAAGACCATCGAAACAAAAAAACTGGCTGGAACGGTTTAAGAGACGAATCCCAAGATCGGTCCCTCTGACCGTCGCCACCGCTGTGGGGGTCTGGAAACGGACATCGTTGACCCGAAAGGAGGTTGCCTCATCGACCAGCACGCGAACTGACCCCTTCAAGATATCAAAAAGGGAACGACGTCCCCCCTGCTGAGGCCGAAACAGATGTTCGGTTACGAGGACCTTCGAATTAGGACCAAGACTTAGCAGGGTTTTATCCGTAAAGAGGACCCTGAGCTCTCCCGCGCCGGTCTGCAAGGTATCCATCTGATAGATCTTGTCTCCGAAGGCGGCGATCCTCTGCCCTGATTCTGAAATAGAAAACAAGGAGACCTCACCCCGAACAAAGACTACTTCACCAACCGAATCGGCCGCTACCAGAGGTAATGAAACAAACCCCAGGATAAAAACAAACACGAGTCTAGAAACTAAATGCAAAAGAACCCCCCACCATCTGTCGACTGTAAGCAAAAAATGACTGGTTCGAACTGTTTCGATAAAAATCATAGGAGCCAACGAAGTCAACCGATCGAACAATCTTTCGAGTCAACTTGATCCCGTAGACTTGCGAAAAGTCATCGCGTCTTGTTCCAAGGATAGAGTCAATATTATGAAACTTCTTGTCAAAGAAGACCTCCCCATAAAAATAAAAGGTCATCTCCAGAAAAAGAGGGCTCTTCATTGAAAAACCGACCCCATGGGCCCTGTAATCCCAATCGGCCCCGTCGGCCCAATTCTCCTCAAAAATATAGGAGAGTTTCAAAAAATGTTTTTGGTCATCCCCCAAAAGATACTCAGCCACCTCAACCTCAAGATTTTTCGCATCGCGATTCTGTGCCACATTGGTCACCGCCTGGAAAAACGAATCAAGCCTCCCCCGCAGTGTGAGCCTGGAGAGGAATCGATTTTCGAAGAGATACTGGACAGAAGGTTTTAACAAGGGACGACTCAGATATTTTTCACCGCCCAGAAAAGAGAACTGATAGGCAACCGGAATCTCAGCTCCAAACCTTCCCTCACGAAAAGAAGGCTCCAATTCAACATCGGCGACACCATAATCGAATTCGCTGAGCTCGAGATGAAAGGAATGTGTGTAAGAGGTCTTCGCGCTTAATCGATATTTCTCCCCGGAGAGAAAACGATACCCCCCTCCTCCCTCGGCAGAAAATTGAAGATCACTTTGATCCGAAGGGAGTGTCGCGAGCGTCACCCCTTCCGGATTTAGAGAAACATTGCTGTCTGAGAGGGAACCGAAATTCCCAAAAAGAAACCAGCGCCTCTCCTGACTGACTTCCGAAATAAAACCGGTCTCCTGAAGCCGTCTCAAATAACTCACCGACAGATCATACATCGGACCCGCGGAGGCCAATTCGGTTACCTTTTTAAAGTCCTCGATAGCCTCATCTTTCTTTTCCAGTCGATAATGGGAAAGCCCACGATAGAAAAAAGACTCCGGCTCCCGTGGATTTTTTTGAATCGCATCGTTCAAAAGCGCGACCGCTTCATCGTATTTCGCCAAGTGATAGCGTGTCACACCCAAAAAATAGGTCGCCGAGACATTTCCTCGGTCTTTTTCGAGGGCGGTCGAAAAATGCCTCTCTGCCTCCTCATAATCCCTCCCCTTAAAGGCAAGCAGACCTTGGGAAAAATCGACCTCGGCCTTCCGCGCTGGAGAGGCCGCCTCGACAATTAAAGGCAAGAAAAAAAGAAGGGCCAAGAGACGCCACTTCATAAAAGTAGGGGCATCATATCGCTTCACGACAAGTTGACAAATGATTTTTAAACGAGTTCTTTGACTTTTCGCACAATATGCGCGGCGGAGATGCCATGGGCATCCATGAGCTCGGCTGGTTTCCCAGAGCGGGAGAGTTGGCAGATCGCCATTTTAATAACCGGAACCAAGGGCCTTTCAGCGAAAACATTCAAGACGGCATCGCCCAATCCGCCTTCAAACCAGTGATCCTCGACAACAACAATCGCCTTGGTCTCTTTGGCCGCCTTTTTCAGAGTGGCCTCATCGATCGGTTTCACAGAATAACAATCGATCACACGGATCGAGATCCCTTCTTTCGCCAAGAGATCAGACGCCTTAAGCGCCTCGTTCAGTGTGACACCGGCGCCAACGACCGTGACTTTATCAGCTGGGGAGGATTTTAAAACTTTCGAACCACCGATCGGAAATTTTTCGTTCAGATCGTACAAGATCGGGGTCGCCGGACGATTCGTCCGCATGTAGACGATCCCCGGCCTCTTGATCATCTCTTCCACGAGATACTCCGTAGCGACCGCATCGGAGGGATAGAGAACAGCGCTCCCAGACACGGCACGAAACATTGAGAGATCCTCAAGCCCCATCTGCGAAGGGCCATCTTCTCCGATCGAAACACCGGCATGCGAACCGACGCAACGAAGATTCGCCTGACTGACCGCCGCCATCCGAATCTGGTCATAGGCGCGTGTCAGAAAACAGGCAAATGAGGAGGCGAAGGCGGCCTTGCCACGCTTTGAGAGTCCAATCGCCACACCGATCATATTTTGTTCCGCAATAAACATCTCAAAAAAATGTTTTGGATCCTTTTTCTTCACAAGCTCGGAGAAGGTCGAGTTTTTGCAATCGGCATCGACCGCCACGACCTCTGGATATTCGTCAATCAGCCGCGCCAATGCCTGGCCGTACGCCTGACGTGTCGCCACCAACGCACCTTTTGCATACTGCGGCCTCGCCGCTTTTTTAGAATCAACGCGAACTGGTGACTTCTGTTCCGGCTTCTGAACTTGCCCGACCAGAGAAAAATCAACGGTGCCAAGCTCCTTCAGCGCCTTCTCTAAATCCGGTTTGGAGAGCGCCTTCCCATGCCAACCATGACCATCCTCAACAAAAGAGACCCCCTTCCCCTTCAGGGTCCGGGCAACGATCGCCTTCGGTTGGCCGTTATGAGAGTCCAGAAGCTTTTCATAGGCCTTCAGAATTTCAGGAATCGAATGACCATCAACGACGACAACCTCCCAGTCAAACGCGCGAAGCCTTTTGGCATACGCCTCAACATCATGTTCATACATTGTCTCTTGACTCTGACCGAGCCGATTCACATCAACGACGCCAATCAGGTTATCAAGCTTGTAGTAGGCAGCCAACTGAACCGCCTCCCAGACCGACCCCTCCGCCATCTCTCCATCTCCCATCAAGACAAAAGTCCGGTAAGGGAGTTGGTCGAGATATTTGGCATTCATTGCCATGCCAACGCCGATCGAGAGCCCCTGTCCTAGGCTCCCGGTCGCTACCTCGACTTGTGGAAAGCGCGGTGTCGGGTGCCCTTCCAAGAGGCTATCAAAACATCTGAGTTTGAGGATCTCCTCCCGTTTTAGAACCCCCGCGGCACCATAAAGGGCATAGAGCAGGGGGGCCGCATGCCCTTTTGAAAAAAGGACGCGATCATTATTCGGATATTGAGGCTTCTCGAGATCGTAACGAAGGTACTGGAAAAAAAGGACGGCCATCAGATCGGTCGCTGAAAGAGAGGTTGTCGGATGTCCGGACCCTGCCTCGGTCGTCGAGGTCAGGATCCAGTAGCGAACCTGACGGGCGAGTTCAGCAAGTTGGGTCTCGGAATACATAGAAGGCCTCTTCCTACTTTTCCGTCCGCGAAAAGGCAAGGGAATGATTAGGGCTAATAAAAAACTACTCTTCCTGAATAAGAGATGGCATAATACATACTATGACAATCTCGATAGAAACCTTGATCCAGCAAGCCCGGCTTGGGTCATCCGATGCCCAGGTTGTGCGTCAGTCTTTTGCTGTTATTGAAAAACCTGACTGCCTTCCTGACAAGAGAGTTTCTGCCTGTGCAACCACCGGAGAACATCATGCCGCCTGGAGGAGATTGACGGAAACGTCCCCTGTTATCGGGCTCAAACTCCTTTCAGACAGCTCCTTCTATGACAAATCTGATCTGCCCTGTGGTAGTGCTAACGACACGTTCCCCACGGGTGTGCCGGGACTCACCAAAGAGCTTTGGAACCGATCGCTGGCCTATCGCTGGGTTATTGGCAAATTGAGTGGGGCGACGAGAATACAATTTCTTGAAACAACTTTATCTCAGTCAGGAGCGGATGGCCTTATCTTTGTCCGGATTGCCAGAGAAAACATGGAAGGTATCACCGAGTCTGAAAGGAGCTTTTTAGATACCCGGGAAGGGGAATTCGCAAGATTAGACAGATCAGGTATTCAACGAACGCTTGCCGCTAAGATTTCAGAACATCTTTACTATGGCGTAGAACTCAGAAGAGAGACACTCAGTTCACCCACGAGATAATCTTTGGCTATTTTCCCAACCTTTTTTTTTGAATTCTTGGAACAGGTTGTCTTGTAAAAACAATCGTGGTTTCCTCCACCTTTTTCCGGGTTCCGGGATTAGTATAGGTTGAGGGGGCATAAAGCATAATCGACCATACTCCATAACTTCCCACCATCACCGGTTTTGATTTTTGAAGAATCTTTTCTCGATTGAGAGGGGTCAGGGCGACATTGTGGGATTGAAAAAAGGCCTTGGTTTTTTCAAAGGATCTCTTTGTCGTATAAATCTTGCGAATGGAAACCATGGGGCCGCCCTGCAAAGATGCATACATTCTATTAATCATATCGGTAGCCTTTTCAGACAAATCCTGGCGGTAAACGGCATCAGCGGGAAGGAGTGACTGTATTT
This genomic stretch from Deltaproteobacteria bacterium harbors:
- the ald gene encoding alanine dehydrogenase, whose protein sequence is MILGIPKEVKEYEYRVSMTPIGVRDIIRAGHTVLVERHAGLGAGWGDAEYRDAGAKIMARDELFRTSEMVVKVKEPQSSEFNLFREGQILFTYLHLAGYPSLIKILLRRKIIGIGYETVQTEDGRLPLLAPMSEIAGKLASLMGANYLRKDFGGKGKLLSGVLGKDRGHVTVIGAGNVGTHAAITAHGLGANVTVFDLDKVKLEMIRQKISDRLETVVSSLPAIMEVMPRTDLVIGAVLIAGRRAPRVVTKEMIQRMVAGSVIVDVAIDQGGCVEGIHVTTHDKPIYLRHGIIHNAVANMPSLVPRSASEALSRATFPYVKKIADLGFERATREDPALKKGVNLVRGEVVLPGLQ
- a CDS encoding phasin family protein, producing the protein MLREVIEDALQRGERLKKDIVGQVLSSAALSELINNKKFTDTVAKIIETKDEIAKTLRRRVEDVLKMMRIPSCQDITSYHRRVEKLENQIEQIGHHLKKISRKTPAKKKSKRK
- a CDS encoding quinone-dependent dihydroorotate dehydrogenase, with protein sequence MIWKFLRKAFFTLDAEKAHDLVLKALASWSCFCRIDLPKTDIARNPTLRRQLFGVEFPNPLGLAAGFDKNGVALPAWQALGFGFVEVGTVTAKPQTGNPKPRLFRLPEDQALLNRLGFNNEGARCVAERIEKVRKKGRVKVPVGVNIGKSKVVPLEQASQDYLESFSAVADVADYLVINVSSPNTPGLRDLQEEGRLSNLLDTLSSANQKRKIPRPLLLKLSPDLSDEGAIQCGKVSLERGLVGLIVTNTTISREGLKGKVNGDGGISGQPLFKRSTEMLEVLKKHFGDKLVLIGVGGVMDGNGAKKKREAGADLLQTYTGFVYGGPSFPRWILKQLIV
- a CDS encoding homocysteine S-methyltransferase family protein, which translates into the protein MGTMLLMHGIPGNSCLEELNEKRPGLIREIHRSYAEAGAKVIITNSFGANRLRLNSSKKVERLNRKAVKIARQAARKVKVFASIGPLGREARKLKQTAMIKAFSEQVKALEKEKPDGYLIETMTSLTEAEAAILAVREVSDRYLIVSMTFPRGLPKKNQRMMDLMSMTLREAGADCIGANCGLHPEEVFNFLNIFRMHDPGPWFAKPASGLPTRPIFPEEFAKWGLRIANLGVTYIGGCCGTTPVHIRLLGEKLKKI
- the larE gene encoding ATP-dependent sacrificial sulfur transferase LarE is translated as MQKLEKLQEILNGMGSVLVAYSGGVDSAFVAKVAFDLLGDRAVAVTALSPSFPSYEVADLHHVAKGIGIKHLTVETKELENPDYRANRGDRCYFCKSELYQYLIPKAKELGIQVIVNGTNVDDLSDIRPGLKAAQDYQIRSPLVEAGLTKVEIRALSRELGLSTAEKPALACLSSRFPVGTEVTPERLRRIDNIESGLSELGFKVFRARFHEPIVRIELGQDELARLLVSEVREKVDQLCRESGFAHATIDLAPLLR
- a CDS encoding adenylate/guanylate cyclase domain-containing protein → MKSLDWLFQWRGAKKTTGEIIVVAIDEKSLSQEGRWPWPRSKIASLIQKINQGDPRLIEMDIMFAEASEDDRLLAEALASRSHLILGYYFYQSEKELKAAEISSHKMDEAFREILPTAFPEISGLQDDLRKMVGVVANTGTIAQVTNRQGFFNIFPDPDGTLRRFPLMVTYRDKFFPSLGLETFSYYSKGYDPVPVKDGSGALVGMSVGSRLIPTNRHGEILINYRGGEELFPVYSATDLLQGGVSKETLSGKTVLVGATAIGIYDLRVTPVSSALPGVFVQANFLDNLYQGDFLIQNDGTRLGALGVMALVTFLLVFWMPRLKILTGVLLFGVILVVYAFFVQWLFQQGTIFSLSTPILQWSVVALSMTIHRGIVEERQKREIRKIFHSYLHPDIVEELIREPQKLKLGGQRVECTIFFSDVRNFTSHSEKMDPEKLVQLMNEFFDPISKIIIEEGGYIDKFLGDGIMAIFGAPAVTPDHPLRACRAALRVQKATQEIESLFHQKYGIAEFRIGIGLHTGPVVLGNVGTRERLNYTVMGDAVNLAARLQGANKDLGTTLLMSESTYKAASEAVESRFKGEIRVKGKEEAIRVHEILGISPSNFL